Proteins found in one Planococcus citri chromosome 2, ihPlaCitr1.1, whole genome shotgun sequence genomic segment:
- the LOC135838210 gene encoding uncharacterized protein LOC135838210: MSGLIFYSLVQQNIPSYLPTIIMNFKSFQICFAVLIATMEMLISLPQNEILTSLLDKKNKEKEALGKLNEEEKIESILALQSEWKIMEERLKRLEETKKQLNETLIAETNLRLKLQAIVDFNQLVKGLFEECYPEWGEHRNDEYTDQAWHTMFLNIENERIIAIKLEMIKSGISEDRFIKEVDNFLILRNQNAHQALTNEEREKAYPKLLAVSNEGQKVVLASLLKFSYLVKSDNTVITKEGTIPRANAQYTNILQNLPDSASNAEHDDHELLEKITRDTKMARKELNLLIISNFKGDTPSEESLEMELDKNEETKTQACLVHENKVFFLFEDFDKAYAAFKHFNEEKHRFTEEKNAVIKNSKDFTIHKSQYSILKIAISESEFNINTTNGIKEYVSRLHFF; encoded by the exons ATGAgtggtttgattttttacaGTCTTGTTCAGCAAaatatacctagttacctacctactataataatgaattttaaaagttttcaaatttgtttcgcAGTTTTGATTGCTACGATGGAAATGCTGATATCATTACCACAA aaTGAGATACTGACATCACTTCTTGATAAGAAAAATAAGGAAAAGGAGGCTTTAGGGAAACtaaacgaagaagaaaaaattgagagtaTCCTTGCCTTACAATCCGAATGGAAAATCATGGAAGAAAGATTGAAACGTCTCGAAGAAACAAAGAAACAACTCAACGAAACACtg atagcAGAGACGAATTTAAGACTAAAGTTGCAGGCTATAGTCGATTTCAATCAACTCGTAAAAGGTCTTTTCGAAGAATGCTACCCCGAATGGGGTGAACACAGAAACGACGAATACACCGATCAAGCCTGGCACACCATGTTTctaaacattgaaaatgaaagaatcaTCGCCATCAAATTGGAAATGATCAAGAGCGGCATTTCAGAGGACCGATTCATCAAggaagttgataattttttaatattgcgGAATCAAAATGCCCATCAAGCTCTCACCAACGAAGAACGAGAAAAAGCGTACCCGAAGCTGTTGGCAGTGAGCAATGAAGGACAAAAGGTTGTTTTAGCTTCTCTGCTCAAGTTTTCCTATCTCGTGAAAAGCGACAATACCGTGATCACAAAGGAGGGAACAATCCCCCGCGCAAATGCGCAATATACCAACATTCTTCAAAATCTACCTGATTCCGCATCCAATGCTGAACATGATGATCATGAGctgcttgaaaaaataactcgtGATACTAAAA tGGCAAGAAAAGAGCTGAACCTACtgataatttcgaatttcaaaggCGACACACCCAGCGAAGAATCACTTGAAATG GAACTTGACAAAAACGAAGAAACTAAAACACAAGCGTGTTTGGTCCATGAAAATAAAGTATTCTTTTTATTCGAAGATTTCGATAAAGCCTATGCtgctttcaaacatttt AATGAAGAAAAACATAGATTCACAGAAGAGAAAAACGCAGTCATCAAGAATTCGAAAGATTTTACAATACACAAGAGTCAATACTCCATATTAAAAATAGCGATATCAGAATCAGAATTCAACATAAATACGACCAATGGCATAAAAGAATACGTAAGTAggctacattttttttag